The DNA segment TGGAGAAGTTCCGCCTGGGCTACACGGCCCTGCACCCTTCCGCGCCGCTGGACGGCGAGGACGCGGACGTGCGGCGGCTCACGGAGGCCATGGCCCTGTTCACCGCGCGCACGCGCCGGGCGGGGCAGCGCGCGTTGGAGCGGAGCACGCTGCGGTTGTTCCAGCAGCACTTCGCCTACCTGCTCAATCCCATTCCCGCCATGGCCATGTTCCGCGCGGAGCCGGACGCGCGCTTCGTGGACGCCGCGGAGCTGCCCCGGGGCACGCCCTTCCTCCTCAACCCGGGCCTGGGCGGCGGTCCCACCGGGCCGCTCTCCCTGCGCACGCTGGCCCCGCTGCGGCTGTTGCCCGTGCGGCTCACCCAGGCGCGGCTGGAGCGACAGGGCGAGGACGGCGCGCTCCTGCGGCTCGTCTTCGAGGGCGGCTTCCCCCGAAACGATTCACCGGGCGAGGTGCGGCTGCACATCAACCACCTCAACGACTTCCGGGCGTCGCTGGCGGTGTTCTTCCAGCTGAAGAGCGCCGTGCGCTCCGCCACCGTGAGCTTCGACGACGGGGCGATGGAGCAGGAGGTGAAGCCCTTCGACGCGCACTCGGGCCCGGTGCGCTTCGGCGCGCCCCGGCCGGTGGCGGCGGATGGCGAAGCGTCCGAACACCCGCTGCAGCGGCTGAGGCAGTTGCTGCACTTCCCGCAGCAGGAGTTGTTCCTGGAGGCCCGCATCCCGCCGGCCCCCCGCAACTGGCAGGGCTTCACCCTGACGCTGCGCCTGACGGGCCGCTGGCCGTCGGAGCTGGTGGTGGGGCCGGACTCGTTCGTGGCGCACGCGGTGCCGGTGGTGAACCTGCAGCGCGCCATGGCGGCGCCCGTGGAGCACGACGGCACGAAGGAGCGGCACGCGGTGCAGCACCCGGATTCGTCCATGGGCTTCCGGCTGAACGCTGCCACGGGCGTGTACCAGCTGACCCCGAAGGGCATGGTGCCCCTGCGCCCTGGAGCCATCTCCGGAGGCGCGGACACGTACGAGCTGGAGCACGAAGGCCAGGCCCTGGCGCGCACGTCGTGGCTGGCGCTGGACATGCCGGACGCGTTCCTCAAGCCGGTGCGGCTGGGCGTGGACGGCCTGTGGCACCAGCCGCTGCCGCCGCGCTTCGATGCTCGGGGCTACCGGCCGGTGCTGGCGGACCGCTTCCTGGAAGGCGTGCCGTGGAGCCTGGTGGGCGCGGTGGCGCCCGGCGGGGACAACCCGGTGGAGCACGGGCAGCAGGCCCTGTTGCAGCTCCTGGCGCTGCGCACGCAGCGGTTCCTGGGGCGCGAGGACCTGCTGTTCCTCCTGGATGTGCTGGGCGTGCGGACGCAGCGGCACTTCCGGGATCTGCTGCCGTCCCTCACGGAGGTGTCCGTGAAGTCCAAGCCCTTCGCCCGGAGCGCCGCGGGCTTCAAGTACGTGTACCAGCTGGGCTTCGGGCCCATGGACGCGTCGCTGTTGCCGCTGGTGGACCTGTTGTGCGGCCGGCTGGTGGAGCTGTTCGCCGTCTGGAGCGCGGAGGACGTGGTGGAGCTGGAGGTGCGCCTGCCGCAGCGGGAGGCGCCCCTTCGCTACGTGCCCCTGCCGTGAGTCACTTCACCTGGGTCTTCGTCTGGGCGGTCATGTTGATCTTGATCATGCCGCCATAGGCGCAGGTGCACGTGCACGTGTCGGTGAGCGCCGGCTTGCCCTTGATCACCACGGTGGGCGAGCCCGGCGTCCACGGCGCGGGAATCACCGGCAGGCACGGCATGGGCGTGAGGACGCCCATCGCGGCGGCGGTGGCGGTGGCCACGGTGGGGTTCGCCATGGACTTGCACATGACGAAGGGCGGCACGTTCATGCCCGGGACGTTGTCCATGATGGTGGCCGCCGGCGCGGTGGAGTTCACCTTGTTGGCGGGCAGCACCGACAGCGTCGAGGGCGCCATCCCGAAGCTGCACTGGAGCATGGCTCCGGACACGACCTGGATTCCCATCAGCGTGACTCCACCCGGGCGCGCAGTGACGTGAGCGCCTGGAACAGGGGGTCTCCTGATTTCAGCTTCAGGGAGCCCATGAAGTACTGCGCACGGCACCACTCTTCATCCAACGGCCCGTCCTGCTGTCCGTTCAGGCGCCGCGCGTGGAGCGCGAAGCGCTCGATGCGGTCCGGCAGTGCGTCCGCGCCCAGGGCCTGTTCAATGCGGCGGCGCACGTCCGCCTCGCTGACCTCCACGCCGGGAGGCAGGTCGCCGGTGAAGACGACCAGCACGCTGCGATACGCGCCCGCCAGGCCGCTCTCCGGCACGGCCAGCCCCACCGTGTCCAGCCGGGGGCCGGGAGGCTCGCGCAGCGCGTTCGCGACCTCCTCGAAGAGGAACACCCGTCCCTCGCGCCGGGGCTCGCGCACGCCCAGGTGGTGGTACTGGCCGCGCACCCGCGTCAGGACGACGTGCGCGAGCGGCCGTCCGGCGTCCGGCAGGGGGGTGAAGAGCCCCGTGTCTCCCACGGCGTCCTGCCCGCTGTCGGTGAAGTCGCGCAGCGCCCAGGCGCGCCCGGGCGCGGGGGCGATGTCCGTGTGCACGTCCGCCGCCACGCGCCGGTGCGAGCACAGCACCGCGCCTCCCAACGCCGGGTCCACGCACACGTTGCCGCCGGGCACGCTGGCCAGCCCGCAGGCCTTGAGCGCGTCGCGCCAGGCGTAGAAGTCGAAGGGCGCCTGCGGATCCCTGAACCACAGGCCCACGTTCTTGAGCGGAAGGCGCGCGCGGGCCACCAGGTCGCGCACGGCGGGCGTGAGGCCCAGGGCCCGCACGGGGTGCTCGGTGAGCAGCGTGGGCGTGACGTCCAGGTCCGCGGGCTCCACGTGCAGGTACGTCGCGCCGCGCAGGAGCGTGGTGAAGTACAGCGCCGGCAGGTGCTGGAGCGGGTGGAAGCCCGGCGCCGCCAGGTGGTCCCCCGGGTTCAGTCCGAAGGTCAGCAGCCCGTCCACCAGCGCGCTCCGCCACGCGTCTCCGGCGGTGAGCGGCACGGGGACGTCGCTGGGTTTGGCCAGCGGAGAGAAGAGCAGGCCCACCGGCTCGGAGGGCTTGTACGTGTACGACGCGAGCGCGGGCGGCACCTGCGTCTGCATGGGCAGGAGCCGCGAGGCGTGCTTGCCCAGGAGCGGCGCCTGGTGAGGCTCGGCGGCGATGTGTTGGGGCGCGAGCGCGTCCAGCCGGCGCGCCACGAAGGCGCGGGCCCCGGGCGGCAGGAGGCTCACGCACGCGCCCAGGCCCAGCGCGGCGCACAGCGACACCATCAGCTCCGCGCCCGGCGGCAGCATCAGGCACAGCTTCGCGCCCGGCTTCACCCCCAACCCCGCCCAAGCGGTGGCCCGCCGCGAGGCCTGCTCCTGGAGCTGGCGGTAGCTCAGCGTGCGCCAGCCCTGCGTCCGGGAGTACGCGCGCAGCGCGATGCGGTCCGTGGTGGCGTGGCGGGCCACCAGGTCGTGGAAGAAGTCGTGGTGCTGGCCGGTGCGGCTCTTGAAGGGCGTGCTCCGGCCGGCGTGAATGGGGGCCATCGCGGCGGCGAAGCCATCCGGATCCTCCCAGCTTCGCGCAAGCCACGCGGGCACGCTGTCCGGAGGCGGCTGGGTGCCGTCGAACGCGGCGAGGACGATGCGTGGCTCGAAGGTCATGGCGAGGGTGACGGCGCGGGTTCAGGGGGGAGCAGCTCGCGGGTGGGCACCGGCTCCACGCTCGAGTCCGGGACGTACTCCGGCTTCTTCTGGAACTCCTCCAGGCGCAGCTGGGGCACGGGCTCCGGGAGCACCTCCATCCGGGGAGGAGGCTCCTGGCGGAACGACACGCCCAGGAGCACCCGTGCGATGGGCGTGCCCGGCGTGCGTCCCAGGCCAGGCCCCGCGAGCGCGTGCAGCTCCAGGCCCTCCGACAGGGGGATGCGTCCGCCGGCCAGCACCTCCACCGCGGGCTGGTCCATGTCCGCCGCGAAGGCGGCCTTCACCGCCAGCTCGCCGCGCAGCCCCTGTCCGGCCGTCGTCAACCCGGCGCCCAGGCGGACCTCCAGCATCTGTCCGGAGGCGCTCGGCCCGGAGAGCGGGTTGCGCGAGCGCAGCAGCACGCCGGCCTCCAGCGCGGGCTTGAGGAACCCCACCTGCGTGCCAATGGCGGCCAGGGCTCGCACGCGGATGCCCGAGTCCCGGCCCAGCACCGCCGCGCTGCCAATGGGCAGCCCCACGCCCAGGTCCATGGAGAGGTCCACGGGGTGGTCGTCACGGCGCGACAAGAGCCCCAGGCGCGCCTGTATCTCCGGGGTGCCCAGGCCCTGCGAGGCCAGCGGCGTCAGGCCCAGGGGCGCTGGATCATCCCCCTGCTGCCACAACACCACGGGCACCTGCGCGCCCACCTCCAGCCACGGCAGCACGCCGTAGCTGCCCGCCAGGACGGAGGACGCGCGGTTGCGCACGGCCTCCAGGCGGCGCTCGCCGTTGAGGAGCACGAGCGGCAGCTGTTGGTACTGGCCCACCAGCCCCAGGCTCATGCCGCCGGGCACCAGCAGTTCGCCGCTGCGCATCACCGCGGTTCCGCGGCCAGGGTTGATCTCCAGGTGCTCCAATTCAAAGCCGGGAAGGGCGGACTGGGCCCAGGCGGGCAGGGCGCTCAACAGGACCGCGGCGGCGGCGCCGTGCACTGACAGGAATTTGGGCATGGGCATGATGGCGCTCTGACCCGCTTCTGGCGGGACGCGCTCCCCCGGCCGACATCATACCCAGACAGCGATACGAAACATAGGCGTGCCCAGCGGTACGGATGAGCAGGAATGGGTCGGCGCGGCCCTGATGCACGGGGTTGGCGACCTGCTCGGTCCTGGTGTTCCGGGTCAGGGGACCGGCAGCTCCACGATGAACGTCGCGCCATGGCCGGGCTGACTCTCCACGCGAAGGGTGCCGTGGTGGGCTTCGACAATCTGTTTGGTGATGAAGAGGCCCAATCCCAGACCGCCGTAATGCCGTGTCGACACGGCGCGGGTGAATTTCTCGAAGATGGCCTGGAGGCTCCCCGGTGAGATGCCGATGCCTTCGTCCCTCACGCTCAGCCTCGCCCGGTCGCGGACCTGCTCCACGCGAATCGTCACCGGGTGGCCCGGGCCGTATTTCAGCGCGTTGGACAGCAGGCTGCTCGCCACCTGTTCCAGCCGGTGGGGGTCCCAGCGGCCCACGACGCCCGGTGTTTCGTGGACGATGAGCTCGCAGCCCACCTTCGCCGCCTGGGTCTGGAAGCGCTCCACCGCGTCGCGCACCACGTCCGCCAGATTCACGTCCTCCAGTTGCAGCGGTGCGGAGGGGCCGGTGAGTTGTGTCACCTCCAGCAGGTCGTTGATGAGCGTGGTCATCTTTCTTATCTGCCCGGAGATGGTCTCCGCCGTCTTCACCACGCGCTCCCGCAGTGACTCCAGCGTCTGTTCCGCCTGCGCGTCCTTGACCAGGGATTGGAGCTTGAGCTGCAACGGCGTCAGCGGCGTCTTCAATTCATGCGACGCCACCGTCAGGAATTCATCCCGGAGCGACACGGCGTGCTGGAGCTGGGCCTGTGTCTTTCTCAGCTCGGTGACGTCCTGGAGCGCCAGGAGGACCGCCTCCGGATGGCCGTGCTGGGCGGGCAGGGTGCCCGCCTCCATCAGCAGGGAGTAATGCCCCGTGGGCGTGTGCCAGACGACCGGCTCCCCGTGAACGGGATTGCCCAGGATCGCGCGGATGCCGGGGATCTCCTCCATGGTCAGCTCGCGGCCCGCTTCGTCCGTGAAGTGGTGCGCGCCGTGCGTGTAGCTCTCCTCGCGCAGGCCCTCGGGGAAATCACCACCGGCCATCTGCCGGGCCGCCTGGTTCGCGAAGATGATGCGGCCAGTCACTGGCTCCACCAGGATGATGGCCACGGGCGTCTGGTCCAGCATCGCCTCCAGCCACTGCTGCTGGTTCCTCAATGACGCAGCGGACTCCTCCAGCTTCTTCCGGGCCTCCACCCGATCCGTCACGTCGACGGCGAACGACAGCACGGAATCCACCTGGCCCCGCACGTCGCGCAGCGGCTGGTACGCCACGTCGAATGGCCGCGTCGACTGGACCCCGTCGCCCTGGAAGTCGGTGGTGACCGGGACCTCTCTTTCGATGAACGACTCTCCCTGGCGATAGGCCTTCTCCAAGAGCCGCGAGTACTCGACCCCCCGTTCGTCCTCGACGTCCTTGATGGAGGTGCCCAACAGGTCCGCGCCTCCCGACAGCACCTTGTAGAGGGGGTTCACCAGCGTGAAGACCTGCCGCTCGCCGGAGAGGATGGCGATGGAGGCCGGGGCGCTCGTCAGCACGGAGCGCAGCCTCGCGCGTTCGTTCTCCGCCTGGGCCTCCGCCTGCTTGCGCTCGGTGATGTCCTCCGCGGTGGACACCCACTCCCGGATGACACCGTTGTCACCGAACACGGGCACCGCCCGGCCCACGACGTCCCGGTAGCCCCCCGCGTGGAAGCGCAGGCGGAACTCGCCGCGGTAGGACGCCTTCGTGCGCAGGGACTCCACCCAGCTGCGCACCACGCGCTTGCGGTCGTCCGGATGGATGGCGGAAAGCCAGCCCAGCCCCAGGTGCTCCGCGTGGGTCTGGCCCGTGAAGGCCAGCCAGCGCGGCGCGGGCTCCACCACCTCGCCCCGGGCATTGGTGGACCACACCGGCTGCGCCATGGCCTCCACCAGTGAGCGGTAGCGCTGCTCGCTGGCCTGGAGCGCGTCGTGGGCCCTGCGCTGTTCGGTGACCTCCGACACGATGACGCCGATGCCCAGCAAGACGCCGGAGTTGGTGCGCACCGGGTAGTAGCTGACGAGGAAGTGGCGCTCCACGCCCGCGTCCTTGGAGGTGGCGCCCACCACCTCCACCGTCTGCGCGCTCCCTCCCTCCAGGACGCGCTGATACTGGGGACGAAGCGTGGGCCACATCTCCGGGACGATGTCCTGAACCTTGCGCCCCAGGTGCGCGGCGCGCGGGATGCCATTCATGACGGCGAGCGCTTCGTTGACCTGGACGAAGCGCTGCGCCATGTCCACCACCGCGAGGCCCACCGGCGTGCTCGCCACCAGCGTCTCGAGGAGCAGCCGGGAATGCGCGTCGGAGAGGGTCTCGATGGCTTCCGGGTCGAAGCTTGCGCTGGGGCTCTCCACGCGCGCCTCCTTTGACCCCGGCCCTTCCCGGCGAGCTTGGAGGCAGGGCCCCGTGA comes from the Corallococcus exiguus genome and includes:
- a CDS encoding type VI secretion system baseplate subunit TssF; translation: MRMDEALYASFLEELQALEKFRLGYTALHPSAPLDGEDADVRRLTEAMALFTARTRRAGQRALERSTLRLFQQHFAYLLNPIPAMAMFRAEPDARFVDAAELPRGTPFLLNPGLGGGPTGPLSLRTLAPLRLLPVRLTQARLERQGEDGALLRLVFEGGFPRNDSPGEVRLHINHLNDFRASLAVFFQLKSAVRSATVSFDDGAMEQEVKPFDAHSGPVRFGAPRPVAADGEASEHPLQRLRQLLHFPQQELFLEARIPPAPRNWQGFTLTLRLTGRWPSELVVGPDSFVAHAVPVVNLQRAMAAPVEHDGTKERHAVQHPDSSMGFRLNAATGVYQLTPKGMVPLRPGAISGGADTYELEHEGQALARTSWLALDMPDAFLKPVRLGVDGLWHQPLPPRFDARGYRPVLADRFLEGVPWSLVGAVAPGGDNPVEHGQQALLQLLALRTQRFLGREDLLFLLDVLGVRTQRHFRDLLPSLTEVSVKSKPFARSAAGFKYVYQLGFGPMDASLLPLVDLLCGRLVELFAVWSAEDVVELEVRLPQREAPLRYVPLP
- a CDS encoding AMP-binding protein — protein: MTFEPRIVLAAFDGTQPPPDSVPAWLARSWEDPDGFAAAMAPIHAGRSTPFKSRTGQHHDFFHDLVARHATTDRIALRAYSRTQGWRTLSYRQLQEQASRRATAWAGLGVKPGAKLCLMLPPGAELMVSLCAALGLGACVSLLPPGARAFVARRLDALAPQHIAAEPHQAPLLGKHASRLLPMQTQVPPALASYTYKPSEPVGLLFSPLAKPSDVPVPLTAGDAWRSALVDGLLTFGLNPGDHLAAPGFHPLQHLPALYFTTLLRGATYLHVEPADLDVTPTLLTEHPVRALGLTPAVRDLVARARLPLKNVGLWFRDPQAPFDFYAWRDALKACGLASVPGGNVCVDPALGGAVLCSHRRVAADVHTDIAPAPGRAWALRDFTDSGQDAVGDTGLFTPLPDAGRPLAHVVLTRVRGQYHHLGVREPRREGRVFLFEEVANALREPPGPRLDTVGLAVPESGLAGAYRSVLVVFTGDLPPGVEVSEADVRRRIEQALGADALPDRIERFALHARRLNGQQDGPLDEEWCRAQYFMGSLKLKSGDPLFQALTSLRARVESR
- a CDS encoding DUF4280 domain-containing protein, giving the protein MGIQVVSGAMLQCSFGMAPSTLSVLPANKVNSTAPAATIMDNVPGMNVPPFVMCKSMANPTVATATAAAMGVLTPMPCLPVIPAPWTPGSPTVVIKGKPALTDTCTCTCAYGGMIKINMTAQTKTQVK
- a CDS encoding PAS domain-containing sensor histidine kinase, with the protein product MESPSASFDPEAIETLSDAHSRLLLETLVASTPVGLAVVDMAQRFVQVNEALAVMNGIPRAAHLGRKVQDIVPEMWPTLRPQYQRVLEGGSAQTVEVVGATSKDAGVERHFLVSYYPVRTNSGVLLGIGVIVSEVTEQRRAHDALQASEQRYRSLVEAMAQPVWSTNARGEVVEPAPRWLAFTGQTHAEHLGLGWLSAIHPDDRKRVVRSWVESLRTKASYRGEFRLRFHAGGYRDVVGRAVPVFGDNGVIREWVSTAEDITERKQAEAQAENERARLRSVLTSAPASIAILSGERQVFTLVNPLYKVLSGGADLLGTSIKDVEDERGVEYSRLLEKAYRQGESFIEREVPVTTDFQGDGVQSTRPFDVAYQPLRDVRGQVDSVLSFAVDVTDRVEARKKLEESAASLRNQQQWLEAMLDQTPVAIILVEPVTGRIIFANQAARQMAGGDFPEGLREESYTHGAHHFTDEAGRELTMEEIPGIRAILGNPVHGEPVVWHTPTGHYSLLMEAGTLPAQHGHPEAVLLALQDVTELRKTQAQLQHAVSLRDEFLTVASHELKTPLTPLQLKLQSLVKDAQAEQTLESLRERVVKTAETISGQIRKMTTLINDLLEVTQLTGPSAPLQLEDVNLADVVRDAVERFQTQAAKVGCELIVHETPGVVGRWDPHRLEQVASSLLSNALKYGPGHPVTIRVEQVRDRARLSVRDEGIGISPGSLQAIFEKFTRAVSTRHYGGLGLGLFITKQIVEAHHGTLRVESQPGHGATFIVELPVP